From Blastocatellia bacterium:
GATGCGGCGCACCTCTGAGGAACGGCCTTCGAGGGCGCGCAGTGGTTTGCCGCTGGCAGTCTCCCAGAGCGTCACGGCGCGATAGTTGGCGGCGGCGATGATCGAGCCGTCGTTGTTGAAGGCAATCGAGCTGACCGGATGGGCATGGCCGGCGAAGGTGCGCAGCGGCTTGCCGGTTTCGCTGTCCCAGAGGATGACGCTTTTGTCCTGACTGCCGGACGCCAGCGTTTTGCCATCTGTATGGAAGGCTACAGAGACTGCGCCGCTGGTGTGGCCGGTGAGCGTGCGCAGCAATTTGCCGCTTTCTGTCTCCCAGAGCTTGACCGTCTTATCGAGGCTCGCCGAGGCGATCATCTTGCCGTCACGGCTGAAGGCGACGGCGCGGACTTCTGCCGCGTGGTCTTCGAGGGTGCGGACGAGCGCCCCGGTCTCGGTGTTCCACAGCCTGACCGTCTTATCCGTCGTGCCGGCAATCATCTGGCCATCGGGGCTGAAGGCGACGGCGCGCACAGCTGACCGCGCTTCGATGGTGAGCAGCTCGTCGCCGCTCTTGACCTCCCAGACGATGATATTAGCGTCGCCGCTCGCCGAAGCCAGCTCGCGGCCATCGGGGCTGAAGGCGACGGCGAGGACTTCGGCCTCATGACCTGTGAGCGTGCGCAGCAGCTTGCCGGTTTCGACCTCCCAGAGCTTGACCGTCTTATCGAGGCTCGCCGAAGCGAGCGTCTTGCCATCGGGAGAAAAAGTAAGGCCGGCTACATCATCGAAATGGCCATCGAGGACGCGGCGCAGGCGGCCCGTCCCGGCTTCCCAGAGACGTATGGTCTGGTCTGCGCCGCCCGAAGCGATCAGCCGCCCGTCGGGGCTGAAGGCGACCGTGCGGATGTTGTCGAAGTGGCCGTTTTGAATAACCAGCTCAGGCTTCGGCGGTTGCAGCGCGGGCGTCGGCGGGCGCACAGGCGGGCGCACAGGCGGGCGGCGCTGGCGTTGCGCCGCCAAGTCGCCGGCCAGTAAAGCGGCAATTGCCGCGATCATAAAAAACAGCCCTACGGCTCGTCGCCAACCTCTCTTGGTCATCGCAAACTCCGCATCATTTCAGATTCAAATGGGAAGAAGACGGAAAGGATTACCTTGTGCGTTGCCCCTTGTTGCCTCCGGCCTCAGGTCATCGCTGGGGAAGACTAGCTGGCGCAAACTGCCTTGTCAATCAAGCCGCCTGAGCGCCGCGGTGGCAACTCACCCGCCCGTCAAAGGGCCATTGAGTTCTCGACATACATAGAGATGAGATAAACACAGAGACACAGAGACACGGAGGGACACAGAGAAGACTCCGTGCCTCTGTGCCTCCGTGTCTCTGTGTTTGTTTCTCATCCCTTTTTGCAGAACTCAATGGCCCTGCGCCTGTCAACTTCGGGTTTGCCTCTGACGCGCGAGCTGATTTACAATGATCTTCGATTTCGCTGCGTTCATTATCGTCGTCCACCTCGTTCAGTCTCGACCATCACCCATGATCTGTGCGAAGGACTTCTCCGCGAAGCCGCTTCACCACCGAGCGAGGTCGTATGTTGTATCGAGCCACCCGACGCGCCGTCACGCTGGCCTGCCTGTTGATTCTGCAACTGACTTTGATGCCGCCGGCTCCCCATGTCGATGAGGCAAAAGCCGCCGCGCTCGCGCAAAGCGCCGGCAGCCGCAACCTCTGGGCAGGGCCGTCCACGCTGGGAACGTTCGCGCAGCGCATGAAGGGCGGGCGCGTCGCCTGTGTCGAAGCCAGCTCGGAGCAGGCGCATCGCCTCAAAGACCGTGACGCCAACCTGCCATTGACCGCGCTCGCGGCGAACGCCGAGCCGCCGACGGGATTAAAGATCATCCTGCGCGGCACGGCGCAATTACAGGGCAACGCCGCAGCGCGTGCCGCCTTCGTGCGCGCCGCCGCCCGATGGGAACTGCTGGTGCGGACCCGCCTGACTGTCATCATCGATGTTGATTTCGGCCCGACTCTCTTCGGCCAGCCGTTCGACGCCGATGTCGTCAGCAGCGCCGATGCTCAGGTGATCGCGGGCAATGCGCTCTACACGGCGGCGCGCGCCGGCTTGCTCAGCGAAGCCTTCGCACAGGAAAAGCGCGCGCTGTTTAACCTGCTGCCCGCGAAAATGGTGCCGACCGACAGAGGCGAGTCTCAGGGGCTGGCGGCCTCGTCGGCGACGCTCCGCGGCCTGGGCTTGCTCGACCCGGTTGCCGACCCCGAGCGCGAGTCGGCTTACTTCGGCCCGCCGCCCGCCATCGGCTTGAATTCAAACTTCAGTTTTGATTTCGAATCCGGCGATGGCATCGAAGCCAACAAGCTCGACTTTGAAGCCCTGGCGCTGCATGCAATCGGCCATGTGCTGGGATTCGTTTCGGCGGTCGGCCAGCAAGAGATGAACGATGCGGCAGACACGCCGCCAACCGTCTGCGACCTGTTCCGGCTACGGCCCGAAGCGATCAAAGGTGACTTTGCCGCCGCCACGCGCATCCTCTCTTCGGGCGGCGAGCAGGGCTTTTACACGGGCGGCTCGATGCTGGCGCTGTCGAGCGGGCGGCCCGATGGCACAGGCGGCGATGGGCAGTCGCCATCGCACTGGAAGGATGAGCGGGCCACCGGGCAATCTCTCGGCGTGATGCGCCCGACGATTGCTGCCGGGGAATATCAAACGGTCACGGACAACGATCTCACGGCGCTTGAAGCGATTGGTTATCGAACCCAGAGCGTCGTCGATGTGACGACCGTCATCCCTTTGACCTCTGGGCAGCCGCAACCGGGAGGCATGACCGCGCCGCCGCCAAAACTGGGCGTCCTCAGTCATACGCAGTACGCGATTGTCGTCCCGGCGGGCGCGACTCAACTACAAATCGATTTAAGCGGCGACCAGGACGTTGATCTTTATGGGCGCTACGGCCAGCCGGTCGTGCTGCAAGGTCACAACCCGACAGTTGAATACCGGTCGGACACCGAATCCTACGTCGAAGCGATTACCATCACGCCGTTCAGTTCCCTGCCCCTGCGCCCCGGGGTTTATTACATCGCGGTGGCGAACTGGGGACCGGGCGATGCCAACTTCATGGTGACGGCGACGGTCACCGGCGGCGCTCCCGGCAATCAGAGTCATGCGCCGGCTATCTTCAACCTCGCGGCGCGGCTTGAAGGCGACGGTTTGCAGATTGATGTCGCGGCGCTGGATCGTGACGGTGACCTGGCGGCGGCAGAGGTCAGCCTCTTTGATGAAGTGGGCCGCATCGTTCGCCCACCCCTGACGCTGGCGATCAACGCAGAGGGCGCGGTGCCGGTCGCCTCTCAAGTGATCGTCAACGGTCTGGGCGCGCTGCCGACGGCGTGGCGCGCCAGTGTCGTTTTGATAGACCGCGCCGGCAACCGCGGCCCCGAAGCGGCGGTTGATTTCAACCGGCCCAATAGCGGCGCGTTGAGCGTGACGGCGGCTTCATTCAGCGGCGCGCAGTTGACCTTGAAAGCGCGCGGGATGGCCGAAGGCTTGGCCATAGAGATCAACGGTCGCATCGTCGCGCCGCCGCAAAAGATCAAGATCAAAGGCGGCGGCAACAAGCTGCTCATCACAGGCAATGCCAATCAGTTGGCGCTGCGCGCCGGGGCCAATCGCATCCGCGTGCGCAACACGAACGGCTGGTCAAACATTTTGATCTTCAATATGTGAGCCGCTTCATCGGCAACGTCTCAGCCCGACAAATCAGGCTGAGACGTTGCCGTCCGCCCAACCGCTGCTGCTTTTGTCAAAACCCCGCCGCAAAGGGTAAAATAAGTTTCGTGGCCAGATGAGCTTTTGCTCATCGGCTGCGAGGATTTCATATCCTTATTGAGGTATCCTGAATGATTCAAAGCCTGTTGAACCGCAAGGTCGAGAAGCGCCCCGACCGCGTCCGCCTCGAAGGCCGCATCCTCTTCCTTGCCGAAGACGCTGCCACCGTCCGCGCACAACTTGAAGGCACCGATTTAGACCCGTCACAGATTCCGCCGCTGCGCAACGACATCTCGACAGACGAGATCACTCCGGCTTACATCTGCTATCACTTCGACGAGCGCCTGGGGGAATTCGTCTACCTCGGGTTGAAATGCGGCGACGAGTTTCCCATCAAGCAAGGTGATGTCAAACGCGGCGGCTTCGTCGTTTCGGTCTCCGGCAAGCGGCGCGGCAAAGGGTCGAGCCGCGAGCAATCGCCTTATGCCGAAATCGCCGCCGGCCTGCGCTGTGTCATCGCCGAAAACATCGAGCGCATCTATCGGCAAAACTGCCAGAACCTCGGCCTGCTGACTTCGACCAATTTTGATCTCATCCGTCGCATCAAGGATGGCGAAGAGATTCCGCTCGCCGAGTTCACCGAGGGCGAAGACGAGATCACCCGGCAGATCATCGAATATGGCGGGCTGTTCCCATTCAACGTCGCCCGCTTGCAAGGCCATGTGCAGATTCCGCCGGTCACGACCGCAAGCCGGGCGATGACGCTGGCAGAAAAAATCTTTGCGCGCCACTTTGTCACAGACCTCTCGAAAGACGCCACCGGCGTCGAAGCGGTCAAGCCGGGCGACGCCGGCTTCGTGCGCACAGACATACGCTTCAGCCACGAGTACGTCACGCCGATGGCGGCCATCTTTTATGAGCAACTGGTCGGCGACGAGCCGGTCAACGATCCGGCGTCGGTCTACTTCTTTCAAGACCACCTGACTTTTCTCGACGACGTGATGCCGCCGGAGCGCAAGGCGATGGGCTTACTCGACCTCGCCCATGAGCTGATTCGCAAGCAGGCCGAGTTTGCAGGCAAGCAGGGCATACGCCTGCACGGCGGCTTGAAAGATCGCAAAGGCTCGGAAGCCATCTGCCACAGCTTGATCTTGCAAAACTACGCGCTGCCCGGTCAGGTCATCATCGGCAGTGATTCCCACACGCCGCACGCCGGCGCGATTGGCGCGGTCGCCTTCGGCGTCGGCACGACCGACGTCTTCAATTCGTGGATCACCAAAGACGTGCGCGTCCGCGTCCCCGAACAGGTGCGCGTGCGGGTCAGCGGTAGACGGCCCGACAACGTTACCGCCAAAGATTTCATGCTCGAAATCCTGCGCACAGACTTTGTCCGCAACGGCCAGGCCATCGGCAAGATCATCGAATACGCCGGCGAAGCGGTCGCCGAGTTGAGCATCGATGAGCGCGCCACCATGACCAACATGGCCGCCGAGGTCGGCGGCTTCACGGGCATCGTCGCCGCCGACAACAAGACGGTCGATTTCCTGGTCGAGCGCGGCCTGTCGCGCACTGAAGCCGAAGCGCTGTGCGCCGGCATGCAGAGTGACCCGCAGGCCGAATACGCGCTGACGATTGACATTGACGCCAGCCGCCTGCGCCCGATGATTGCCACACCGGGCGACCCCGGCAACGGCCTCTTTGTTGATGAGATGACTGATCCGGTGAAGATCGATATTGCTTACGGCGGCTCTTGCACGGCGGGCAAAAAGGAAGACATGGACATGTACGCTCGCGTCTTCCGCGAGGCGCTGGCTCAAGGCCGTCGCGTCCACGCCGACGTGCAGTGCTTCATCCAGTTCGGCTCGCAGGAAGTGCGTCGCTACGCCGAGCAGCAAGGTTACATCGACATATTCAATCAAGTGGGCGCGCAGATCATCGAGCCGAGCTGCGGCGCTTGCATCAACGCCGGGCCGGGCGTCAGCACCTTAAAGACGCAGGTAGTCATCAGCGCTCAGAACCGCAACTTTCCCGGCCGCAGCGGCCCCGGACAAATGTATCTCGCGTCACCTTATACGGTCGCCGCATCGGCCATCGCCGGCCAGATCACCGAGTTTCGCCCGGCGTCGGCAGCAACAACAAAGTGATTTTGGATTTTAGATTTTAGATTTTGGATTGAGCAACAGCCTGCCCTGCTTGTTGCTTCAGCTCAGCAATCTAAAATCCAAAATCCAAAATCCAAAATCGAGAGGTGTTATGGCTGTACAGCCGCAGATTGAAAAGTATCACGGGCTTGACCGCGAGGCGATGATTCGTATTTATCAGTTGATGTATACGTCGCGGCGCGTTGATGACAAAGAGATTCAGCTCAAGGCGCAGAATAAAATCTTCTTTCAAATCTCAGGCGCGGGGCACGAAGCCATCTTAGTCGCCGCCGGGCTGGCCTTGAAGCCGGGCTATGACTGGTTCTACCCCTACTATCGCGACCGCGCCCTCTGTCTGACGCTCGGCGTCACGGCGGAAGAGATGCTGAAGGGCGCGACCGGCGCGGCAGACGACCCGGCGTCGGGCGGGCGGCAGATGCCGAGTCACTGGGGCAGCACCAGGCTCAACATCGTCAGCCGCTCGTCGCCGACGGGGACGCAGTTCCTACAAGCCGTCGGCTGCGCCGAAGCCGACTATCGCGCCGCGCTGATCGGCAACACAGAAATGATCCGCGGCTATCAGGCGGACGGGGTCACTTATGTTTCTGCCGGCGACGGCACGACCAGCGAAGGCGAGTTCTTTGAATCGCTCAACTCGGCTTGCAATCTCAAGCTGCCCGTCCTCTACCTCATCGAAGACAACGGCTACGCCATCTCTGTGCCCGTCGAAGTGCAGACCGCCGGCGGCAAGATTTCCGAGCTGGTCAAAAACTTCCCGAACCTCTACCTCGAAGAGGTGGATGGCTGCGACCCGCTGGCCAGTTACGCGGCGATGAAGCGGGCGGTCGCCCACTGCCGCGAGCGGCGCGGCCCGGCGCTGGTTCATGCTCACGTGATCCGCCCGTATTCGCACTCGCTGTCGGACGACGAACGCCTCTACCGCCCCGAAGAAGAGCGCGCCGCCGAGGCCGAGCGCGATCCGCTGCGCACCTTCGCCGGCTACCTGATCGCCGAAGGGCTGTTGAGCGAAGACGAGCTTAAGCGCATCAAGCAGGAAGTAGACGCCGAGGTCAGCGCGGCAGCCGACGCCGCCGTGCAGGCGCCCGCGCCCGCCAAGGAGACGGCGACGCTCTACGTTTATTCGCCCGACGTCGATCCGACTTCGGCGGCCTTCGACACCGAAAGCGCCACGGTCGAAGGCGACCCGAAGACCATGCTCGATTTGATCAACGCCTGCCTGCTCGACGAGATGGCGCGCGACGAGCGAATCGTCGTCTTCGGCGAAGACGTTGCCGACGCCAGCCGCGAGCAGTACCTTGAGCGCGTCAAAGGCAAGGGCGGCGTCTTTAAGGTCACCTACAACTTGCAGCGCAAGTATGGCAGCGCCCGCGTCTTCAATTCGCCTCTTGCCGAGGCGACGATCATCGGGCGGGCGCTAGGCATGGCGACGCGCGGCATGAAGCCTGTGCCGGAGATACAGTTCTTCGATTACATCTGGCCGGCGATGCATCAACTGCGCAACGAAGTGTCGGTGCTGCGCTGGCGCTCGAATAACGCTTTCAAGTGCCCGATGGTGATTCGTGTCGCCTGCGGCGGTTACCTGAAGGGCGGCGCGATCTATCACAGCCAGTCGAGCGAGGTGCTGTTTACGCATACACCGGGCATCCGCGTCGTGATGCCGTCGAATGCGCTTGATGCCAATGGCTTGCTGCGCACCGCGATTCGCTCGGACGATCCGGTGATGTTCCTTGAGCACAAACACCTCTACCGTCAGACGCACAACAAGGGCGCTTACCCCGGCGCCGATTACATGGTGCCGTTCGGCAAGGCGAAAGTCGTGCGCGAAGGCTCGGACGTAACGATCATCACATTTGGCGCGACGGTCTTTCGCTCGATGGTCGCCGCCAAGAAGGCCGAAGAGGAGAACGGCGTCAGCGTCGAGGTGATTGACCTGCGCAGCCTGAGTCCCTTCGACATGGAGACGATCAGCCGCTCGGTGCGGAAGACCAGCAAAGCCATCGTCGTTTACGAAGACGCGCGCTCGTGGGGCTACGGCGCAGAGATCGCGGCGCGCATCGCCGACGAGTTGTTCGAAAACCTCGACGCGCCGGTGCGCCGCGTTGCGGCGACCGATACGTTCGTCGCTTATCATCCCGATTTAGAGGACGAGATTCTGCCGCAGGTGGATGACATTCTCGCAGCGATCATCGCCCAGGCCCGCTATTAATCCGCGAAGACAACCGAAGAAAGCAGAAACGGCAGCCACTCGCGTGAGTGGCTGCCGTTTCTTCGATATCGCGCCGCCCGGCTGAAAGCCGTATAATGAAGATCAAGTTGTTTTATATTTTTCAACAGGGTTATCTTCGGAGGCCGAACCATGACGAACTGGCAACAGAATCTCATCAACAATGGCGAACAGATCAACGCCTTGTTACGCAACACCCGGCGCATCGCCGTGCTGGGAATCAAGACCGAGCGGCAGGCGGGACAGCCGGCTTTCTATGTCCCCGACTACCTTCAGAAGGCTGGCTTTGAGGTCATCCCGGTGCCGGTCTACTACCCGGAGGTCACAGAGATTCTCGGGCAGAAAGTCTATCGGCGGCTGGCAGACGTGCCCGTCGAGCTGGATATGGTCAACGTCTTCCGGCGCAGCGAAGACATCGAGCCGCACATCGAAGACATCCTCGCGAAAGCGCCCCGCGCCGTCTGGTTTCAACTCGGCATCCGCAACGACCGGGCCGCCGAGCGGCTCGCCCGCGCCGGCATTCAAGTCGTGCAGGATCGCTGCATCATGGTAGATCATATGCGGCTCGGCAGATGACCGGGCGCAGCGAAGATTTGCCTTTGTGCAATCGAATGCCGGTTGTGATAAACTAGCGGGCCGTTGGATAGTCTTTCAGTTTCTCAGTTTGCAATGCATCCTAAACAGGCGGAGCCCCGTTAACCTCGCCGAATGATTTCGGCTTATCTGTGTAGGCTCCACCCATGCGGCGGGAGCTTAAGGAGACAAGTGTATGGCAGCAACAGTTATGCGGGTTGACGACAAAGCACAGGGCCGGGCGGCGGCGGGCTGGATCATCAGCCGCAAAGACGATCTCATCTGGTTCATCGGCAGCGTCGTAGCGAGCTACCTGTTTCTGGCGGCAAACCTGGCGCTGGTGAAACTGGGGATGTCGGTCATGCTGATGGTGTGGGTGTGGGCGCTCGGCTTCGATGGCCCGCATGTGTTCGGCACCGTCTCGCGCACCTACGCCGACAGCGACGAACGCCGCAAGCGCGCTCGCCTCTACTACGGCACCTTGTCGCTTTTCCTGCTCGGCCCTTCCATGCTGCTGCTCGACATGGCCTTGCGCACCAGCACCTTCGGCCCGGCCTTCTTCTTTTTCGCCTCGCTGTGGGCCTATTACCATCTGGTGAAGCAGCACTATGGCTTCATGATTCTTTACAAGAAGAAGAACCATGATCTGGCCGAAATCGATAACCTGATTGACCGCGCCTTCATCCTGCTTGGCATGACCTACCCGTTTGTGAGATTCCTCACACACAGCTACGCCGCCCGCGAGCGGCTGGAGGCGATGCGGTTGCCGGTCGAATCGGGGCCGGCCTGGTGGGTAGAAACTTTCGTCTTCTCGGCCTTCTTAATTTCGCTGGCGCTGTTCGTCGGACGCCAGGCGCAGCGGCTCTACCAGCGTCAGCCGATCAACCTGCCCAAGCTGTTGCTGCTGGCCGCCTGTATGCCCATGCACTGGATCGTGCTGCGGCTGCTTGAGCCGGTGCAGCCGGCTGCCGCCGGGGCGCTCTCCGCGGTCGCGACGCTGACGATCTATCACAACCTTCAGTACCATCGCATCATCTGGTTTCACAACCGCAACAAGTATGCGCGCGCCGGCGCGACAAGCTATGGCGCGGCTTCGGTCATCAGCAAGAACGTCTGGCGCTACATCGGCTTCGCG
This genomic window contains:
- a CDS encoding NF038122 family metalloprotease yields the protein MLYRATRRAVTLACLLILQLTLMPPAPHVDEAKAAALAQSAGSRNLWAGPSTLGTFAQRMKGGRVACVEASSEQAHRLKDRDANLPLTALAANAEPPTGLKIILRGTAQLQGNAAARAAFVRAAARWELLVRTRLTVIIDVDFGPTLFGQPFDADVVSSADAQVIAGNALYTAARAGLLSEAFAQEKRALFNLLPAKMVPTDRGESQGLAASSATLRGLGLLDPVADPERESAYFGPPPAIGLNSNFSFDFESGDGIEANKLDFEALALHAIGHVLGFVSAVGQQEMNDAADTPPTVCDLFRLRPEAIKGDFAAATRILSSGGEQGFYTGGSMLALSSGRPDGTGGDGQSPSHWKDERATGQSLGVMRPTIAAGEYQTVTDNDLTALEAIGYRTQSVVDVTTVIPLTSGQPQPGGMTAPPPKLGVLSHTQYAIVVPAGATQLQIDLSGDQDVDLYGRYGQPVVLQGHNPTVEYRSDTESYVEAITITPFSSLPLRPGVYYIAVANWGPGDANFMVTATVTGGAPGNQSHAPAIFNLAARLEGDGLQIDVAALDRDGDLAAAEVSLFDEVGRIVRPPLTLAINAEGAVPVASQVIVNGLGALPTAWRASVVLIDRAGNRGPEAAVDFNRPNSGALSVTAASFSGAQLTLKARGMAEGLAIEINGRIVAPPQKIKIKGGGNKLLITGNANQLALRAGANRIRVRNTNGWSNILIFNM
- a CDS encoding aconitase family protein; this encodes MIQSLLNRKVEKRPDRVRLEGRILFLAEDAATVRAQLEGTDLDPSQIPPLRNDISTDEITPAYICYHFDERLGEFVYLGLKCGDEFPIKQGDVKRGGFVVSVSGKRRGKGSSREQSPYAEIAAGLRCVIAENIERIYRQNCQNLGLLTSTNFDLIRRIKDGEEIPLAEFTEGEDEITRQIIEYGGLFPFNVARLQGHVQIPPVTTASRAMTLAEKIFARHFVTDLSKDATGVEAVKPGDAGFVRTDIRFSHEYVTPMAAIFYEQLVGDEPVNDPASVYFFQDHLTFLDDVMPPERKAMGLLDLAHELIRKQAEFAGKQGIRLHGGLKDRKGSEAICHSLILQNYALPGQVIIGSDSHTPHAGAIGAVAFGVGTTDVFNSWITKDVRVRVPEQVRVRVSGRRPDNVTAKDFMLEILRTDFVRNGQAIGKIIEYAGEAVAELSIDERATMTNMAAEVGGFTGIVAADNKTVDFLVERGLSRTEAEALCAGMQSDPQAEYALTIDIDASRLRPMIATPGDPGNGLFVDEMTDPVKIDIAYGGSCTAGKKEDMDMYARVFREALAQGRRVHADVQCFIQFGSQEVRRYAEQQGYIDIFNQVGAQIIEPSCGACINAGPGVSTLKTQVVISAQNRNFPGRSGPGQMYLASPYTVAASAIAGQITEFRPASAATTK
- a CDS encoding dehydrogenase E1 component subunit alpha/beta, which codes for MAVQPQIEKYHGLDREAMIRIYQLMYTSRRVDDKEIQLKAQNKIFFQISGAGHEAILVAAGLALKPGYDWFYPYYRDRALCLTLGVTAEEMLKGATGAADDPASGGRQMPSHWGSTRLNIVSRSSPTGTQFLQAVGCAEADYRAALIGNTEMIRGYQADGVTYVSAGDGTTSEGEFFESLNSACNLKLPVLYLIEDNGYAISVPVEVQTAGGKISELVKNFPNLYLEEVDGCDPLASYAAMKRAVAHCRERRGPALVHAHVIRPYSHSLSDDERLYRPEEERAAEAERDPLRTFAGYLIAEGLLSEDELKRIKQEVDAEVSAAADAAVQAPAPAKETATLYVYSPDVDPTSAAFDTESATVEGDPKTMLDLINACLLDEMARDERIVVFGEDVADASREQYLERVKGKGGVFKVTYNLQRKYGSARVFNSPLAEATIIGRALGMATRGMKPVPEIQFFDYIWPAMHQLRNEVSVLRWRSNNAFKCPMVIRVACGGYLKGGAIYHSQSSEVLFTHTPGIRVVMPSNALDANGLLRTAIRSDDPVMFLEHKHLYRQTHNKGAYPGADYMVPFGKAKVVREGSDVTIITFGATVFRSMVAAKKAEEENGVSVEVIDLRSLSPFDMETISRSVRKTSKAIVVYEDARSWGYGAEIAARIADELFENLDAPVRRVAATDTFVAYHPDLEDEILPQVDDILAAIIAQARY
- a CDS encoding CoA-binding protein, with amino-acid sequence MTNWQQNLINNGEQINALLRNTRRIAVLGIKTERQAGQPAFYVPDYLQKAGFEVIPVPVYYPEVTEILGQKVYRRLADVPVELDMVNVFRRSEDIEPHIEDILAKAPRAVWFQLGIRNDRAAERLARAGIQVVQDRCIMVDHMRLGR